The Nocardia arthritidis genome has a window encoding:
- a CDS encoding urease accessory protein UreF encodes MTSLATLLALADSRLPIGGHVHSGGVEEAVASGLVRDIATVELYLRRRIETSGLVAASLAAAVCAGELDPARAEAEADARTPSPGARTASRAQGRGLLRLAKQLWPQRDWSELGVRPHLSTVFGAVGAACGVTPAELAGIVVYTTLTGAATAAQRLLALDPAAIAACTFRLTGLCDRTAAAAVTGLAALSDPLQDVLAQRHLDRAIPLFAS; translated from the coding sequence GTGACGAGTCTGGCAACCCTGCTGGCGTTGGCGGATTCGCGGCTGCCGATCGGTGGGCACGTGCATTCCGGCGGGGTGGAGGAGGCGGTGGCCTCGGGGCTGGTCCGGGATATCGCGACCGTCGAACTGTATCTGCGGCGGCGCATCGAGACCTCCGGTTTGGTGGCGGCGTCGCTGGCGGCCGCGGTGTGCGCGGGTGAACTCGATCCCGCGCGCGCCGAGGCCGAGGCCGATGCGCGCACGCCGTCCCCCGGTGCCCGCACTGCCTCACGCGCACAGGGCCGGGGACTGCTTCGCTTGGCGAAACAGCTTTGGCCCCAACGGGATTGGTCCGAGCTGGGGGTGAGGCCGCACTTGTCGACGGTATTCGGCGCGGTCGGTGCGGCCTGCGGGGTGACACCGGCCGAACTCGCGGGCATCGTGGTGTACACCACGCTCACCGGCGCCGCCACCGCGGCGCAGCGGCTGCTCGCGCTCGACCCGGCCGCCATCGCCGCGTGCACCTTCCGGCTCACCGGCCTGTGCGACCGCACCGCCGCCGCGGCCGTCACCGGCCTGGCCGCCCTATCCGACCCACTGCAGGACGTGCTGGCCCAACGTCACCTGGACCGCGCCATACCGCTGTTCGCCAGCTGA
- a CDS encoding YybH family protein, with product MNTEDELSIRSALTGQTELWIRHEMDAWGEYFTDDADFITHRGIWWRTREENVQGHKDVPESVLRQKSNYSQRIVSIDAITPDVALVHTTWTWPEHRLPGAARAEDRGGLITLIMVKRDGVWLVRAAHNTRVNGLHDFDAEAAE from the coding sequence ATGAACACGGAAGATGAACTGAGCATCCGATCGGCGCTCACCGGGCAGACCGAGCTGTGGATCCGGCACGAGATGGACGCGTGGGGCGAATACTTCACCGACGATGCGGATTTCATCACCCACCGCGGGATCTGGTGGCGGACCCGAGAGGAAAATGTCCAGGGACACAAGGACGTTCCCGAGTCGGTGCTACGCCAGAAGTCGAACTATTCCCAACGGATCGTGAGCATCGATGCGATCACGCCGGATGTCGCGCTGGTCCATACCACCTGGACCTGGCCGGAGCACCGCCTGCCCGGCGCGGCTCGCGCGGAGGACCGAGGCGGCTTGATCACGCTGATCATGGTGAAACGGGATGGCGTCTGGCTGGTCAGGGCCGCACACAACACCCGGGTGAACGGGCTCCACGATTTCGACGCCGAGGCAGCCGAGTAG
- a CDS encoding SDR family NAD(P)-dependent oxidoreductase has protein sequence MNDTPTSNGRPLAERVATRLLYPTSRPREKALRAAVSGRIVLVTGASHGIGKASARKFAAAGATVLLVARTAADLESVAAEIRADGGTAAVYPTDMTDMAAVEGLARQLLDEHGHIDVVINNAGKSIRRSIDESYDRFHDFTRTIDVNYLGPVRLMLTLLPAMRERRRGHIVNISTWGVLMPPMPKWAAYSASKAAFDVWLRSVAAEIAADGLTTSSIYMPLVHTRMSAPTDFSRMPGLTVDEASDLVCHAVVARPREIAPWWSGAVQAWSGLTRGQAQRLMERATRLTPWSGSGSASS, from the coding sequence GTGAACGACACACCGACGTCGAACGGTCGGCCGCTCGCCGAGCGGGTTGCGACCCGGCTGCTCTACCCCACCTCCCGGCCTCGGGAAAAGGCGTTGCGCGCAGCGGTTTCCGGTCGCATCGTGCTGGTCACCGGCGCGTCGCACGGTATCGGCAAGGCGAGTGCGCGCAAATTCGCCGCGGCGGGCGCGACGGTGCTGCTGGTGGCGCGCACCGCCGCCGACCTCGAATCGGTCGCCGCCGAGATCCGGGCCGACGGCGGCACGGCGGCGGTGTACCCGACCGATATGACGGATATGGCGGCCGTCGAGGGGCTCGCCAGGCAACTGCTCGACGAGCACGGCCACATCGATGTGGTGATCAACAACGCGGGCAAGTCGATTCGCCGATCGATCGACGAATCCTACGACCGCTTCCACGATTTCACCCGCACCATCGACGTCAACTATCTCGGGCCGGTCCGCCTGATGCTCACGCTGCTGCCCGCCATGCGCGAACGCCGACGCGGACATATCGTCAACATCTCCACCTGGGGCGTGCTGATGCCGCCCATGCCGAAGTGGGCGGCCTACAGCGCCTCCAAAGCGGCGTTCGACGTGTGGCTGCGCAGCGTCGCCGCCGAAATCGCCGCCGACGGCCTCACCACCAGTTCCATCTATATGCCGCTGGTGCACACCAGGATGAGCGCGCCGACCGACTTCAGCCGGATGCCGGGCCTGACCGTAGACGAGGCATCGGATCTGGTGTGTCACGCGGTGGTCGCGCGGCCGCGCGAAATCGCACCGTGGTGGTCCGGCGCGGTCCAGGCCTGGTCCGGCCTCACCCGCGGCCAGGCCCAGCGCCTCATGGAGCGCGCGACACGGCTGACGCCATGGTCCGGATCCGGTTCGGCGAGTTCATGA
- a CDS encoding DUF4440 domain-containing protein, protein MFSHDDSAVRAFILRYDANMKAGDFAALPSYFDDQLLVVTPNTARCVGRAEFLAAAEKRAGAMAWAVPRTEFAEQTVTDFGGQYWMVAARWTLSLSRSGETLDLRSDLLVRRADDGLRICAYLTRQDIGEYERATAAP, encoded by the coding sequence ATGTTTTCGCATGACGATTCCGCGGTTCGGGCCTTCATCCTGCGGTATGACGCCAACATGAAGGCGGGCGATTTCGCCGCGCTGCCAAGCTATTTCGATGACCAACTGCTGGTGGTGACGCCGAATACCGCGCGCTGCGTCGGCCGCGCCGAATTCCTCGCCGCCGCGGAGAAACGGGCCGGAGCTATGGCCTGGGCCGTGCCGCGCACCGAATTCGCCGAACAAACGGTCACGGACTTCGGCGGACAGTACTGGATGGTGGCGGCGCGGTGGACGCTCTCGCTGAGCCGATCCGGCGAAACATTGGACCTGCGCAGCGATCTGCTGGTTCGGCGGGCCGACGATGGGCTGCGCATTTGCGCCTATCTGACCAGGCAGGATATCGGTGAGTACGAGCGTGCGACCGCCGCGCCATGA
- a CDS encoding MFS transporter, producing the protein MTDLDTARSAAPTAPSSRRAWFGLAVLLLPVLLVSMDISVLFLALPTLTADLDPTAAEQLWILDIYGFLIAGLLITMGNLGDRIGRRNILLAGATVFGIASVVAALAPNPEVLIGARALMGIGGATLLPSSLALISSLFPDARERAAAIGVWTAFFAGGSAIGPVIGGLLLHQFWWGSVFLINIPVLLILLALGPFVLPEHRSGVRGPLDLPSVALSIGGILPVVYAIKHTAAEGFDPLAIVIGVIGVVVLAAFVRRQTHIDEPLLDLRLFRRAQFSVAIGSSLTGMMSLAATSYLTSIYLQSVTGRDALHAALFGIPGAVVVFLCSMFGARVGQRFGVRATFVFALSASAVGNLLLLGVGVDGGLAWYLIGSVVGGVGYGLAFTMVSDVAVSAVPPERAGSAVGISETSFELGNALGLALLGSLAALVFRSGGSYGATLGETIDAAGGNTGLIHAARESFVSGMHVAIVVGAVVLAAMAVVTWFAARAER; encoded by the coding sequence ATGACTGACCTGGATACGGCGCGTTCCGCGGCGCCCACCGCGCCGAGCTCGCGCCGGGCCTGGTTCGGACTCGCGGTGCTGCTGCTACCCGTGCTGCTGGTTTCGATGGATATCTCGGTGCTCTTCCTCGCACTGCCGACGCTCACCGCCGATCTCGACCCCACCGCCGCCGAACAGCTGTGGATCCTCGACATCTACGGCTTCCTCATCGCCGGACTGCTCATCACCATGGGCAACCTGGGCGACCGGATCGGCCGCCGCAACATCCTGCTCGCCGGCGCCACCGTATTCGGCATCGCCTCCGTCGTCGCGGCGCTCGCGCCCAATCCGGAGGTGCTGATCGGGGCCAGGGCGCTGATGGGGATCGGCGGCGCGACCCTGCTGCCGTCCAGCCTGGCGCTGATCTCCAGCCTGTTCCCGGACGCGCGGGAACGGGCCGCCGCGATCGGCGTGTGGACCGCGTTCTTCGCTGGCGGATCGGCGATCGGGCCGGTGATCGGCGGCCTGCTGCTGCACCAATTCTGGTGGGGCTCGGTATTTCTCATCAATATTCCGGTGCTGCTGATCCTGCTCGCGCTCGGGCCGTTCGTGCTGCCCGAACATCGGTCCGGGGTGCGCGGACCGCTCGACCTGCCGAGCGTCGCGCTGTCCATCGGCGGCATCCTGCCGGTGGTGTACGCGATCAAACACACCGCCGCCGAGGGATTCGACCCGTTGGCGATCGTCATCGGGGTGATCGGCGTCGTGGTGCTCGCGGCGTTCGTGCGCCGCCAAACCCATATCGACGAACCGCTGCTCGACCTGCGGCTGTTCCGGCGGGCCCAGTTCTCCGTCGCCATCGGCTCCAGCCTGACCGGCATGATGTCGCTGGCCGCGACGAGCTACCTCACCAGCATCTACCTGCAATCGGTGACCGGGCGCGACGCATTGCACGCGGCGCTGTTCGGCATTCCGGGAGCCGTCGTCGTATTCCTGTGCTCGATGTTCGGCGCGCGGGTCGGGCAGCGGTTCGGGGTGCGGGCCACCTTCGTCTTCGCGCTGAGCGCATCGGCCGTCGGCAACCTGCTGCTGCTCGGCGTCGGCGTGGACGGCGGGCTGGCGTGGTACCTGATCGGATCGGTCGTCGGCGGCGTCGGATACGGGCTCGCGTTCACCATGGTGTCGGATGTCGCGGTGTCCGCGGTGCCGCCGGAGCGGGCCGGATCGGCCGTCGGTATCTCCGAAACCAGCTTCGAACTGGGCAATGCGCTGGGCCTGGCGCTGCTGGGATCGCTTGCGGCGCTTGTCTTCCGGTCCGGCGGCTCGTACGGCGCGACGCTCGGCGAGACCATCGACGCCGCGGGCGGCAATACCGGGCTCATCCACGCGGCCCGCGAATCCTTCGTCAGCGGAATGCATGTCGCGATCGTGGTGGGTGCGGTGGTGCTCGCCGCCATGGCGGTGGTCACCTGGTTCGCCGCGCGCGCGGAACGGTGA
- a CDS encoding TetR/AcrR family transcriptional regulator yields MTESKLTRAAIVDTAITLADTEGLDALSMRRIADRMNVGAMSLYRHVANKDELLALMTDEVARQNPYPSPDGKDWTWRDRVRIAAEIDWALYQQHPWVLLTFATPRYSFGPQSLACLAWLVEGFRELNVSTREATTMSFTVWNYISGATLPHISAALMARKEMNPEGTNGLRSLLEGRSQYPVPAALADLDGAGVSDLTQEDLLFLGLTALCDGFEARAGQLTRANDS; encoded by the coding sequence ATGACTGAGTCGAAGCTCACCCGGGCGGCCATCGTCGATACCGCCATCACCCTCGCCGATACCGAGGGCCTCGACGCGCTGTCGATGCGCCGGATCGCCGACCGGATGAATGTCGGCGCGATGTCGCTCTACCGGCACGTCGCGAACAAGGACGAACTGCTCGCCCTGATGACCGACGAGGTGGCCAGACAAAATCCGTATCCGTCACCCGACGGTAAGGATTGGACCTGGCGCGACCGGGTCCGCATCGCCGCGGAGATCGATTGGGCGCTCTACCAACAACATCCGTGGGTGCTGCTCACCTTCGCCACCCCGCGCTACAGCTTCGGCCCGCAGAGCCTAGCCTGCCTGGCCTGGCTGGTCGAGGGCTTCCGCGAGCTGAACGTGTCCACCCGCGAGGCCACCACCATGTCGTTCACCGTCTGGAACTACATCTCCGGCGCGACGCTGCCGCATATCAGCGCGGCGCTCATGGCACGCAAGGAGATGAATCCGGAGGGCACGAACGGTTTGCGATCACTATTGGAAGGAAGATCACAGTATCCCGTTCCGGCGGCGCTGGCCGATCTCGACGGCGCGGGCGTCAGCGATCTGACCCAGGAAGACCTGCTCTTTCTCGGATTGACCGCGCTGTGCGACGGATTCGAGGCCCGCGCCGGTCAGCTGACCCGGGCGAACGACAGTTGA
- a CDS encoding zinc-binding dehydrogenase encodes MHAIQLHAFGPAENLRYDLVPDPQPGPGQVRIAVAAAGVHLVDTTLRAGQPGPFPLPDLPTIPGREVAGSVDRVGPDIDPAWLGKRVVAHLGAAPGGYAELAVTEAARLHEVPDGMAAADAVAMIGTGRTTLGILQFAELGPDSVAIVSAAAGGIGTLLVQYAKNAGAYVVGLAGGPAKVELVQRNGADIAADYTRDDWADTVRAALDDRRATVLFDSVGGEFARAAIDLLGKGGQRLVYGWSGSDEEPLKFSETELAARGITSEIVLGPAMLRPVGGDIRVLEDRAMAEAAAGRLRPAVQRFSLAEAAEAHRALETRATVGKVVLVP; translated from the coding sequence ATGCATGCCATCCAGCTACACGCATTCGGCCCGGCCGAGAACCTGCGGTACGACCTCGTGCCCGACCCGCAGCCCGGGCCGGGCCAGGTTCGGATCGCCGTCGCGGCGGCCGGAGTCCATCTCGTCGACACCACACTCCGGGCCGGGCAGCCGGGGCCGTTCCCGCTGCCCGACCTGCCGACGATTCCCGGAAGGGAGGTCGCGGGCAGCGTCGACCGGGTCGGTCCGGATATCGATCCGGCCTGGCTCGGCAAGCGGGTGGTCGCGCACCTCGGGGCGGCCCCCGGCGGTTATGCCGAGCTCGCCGTGACGGAAGCCGCACGGCTGCACGAGGTTCCGGACGGCATGGCTGCGGCCGATGCCGTCGCGATGATCGGCACCGGGCGCACCACCCTCGGCATCCTGCAGTTCGCCGAGCTCGGACCCGACAGCGTCGCGATCGTCAGCGCGGCGGCGGGCGGTATCGGCACCCTGCTGGTGCAATACGCGAAGAACGCGGGCGCCTACGTCGTCGGGCTGGCCGGTGGACCCGCGAAAGTCGAACTGGTGCAACGCAATGGCGCGGACATCGCCGCCGACTACACCCGCGACGACTGGGCCGACACCGTGCGCGCCGCACTGGACGACCGCAGGGCAACCGTGCTGTTCGATTCCGTCGGCGGCGAATTCGCCAGGGCCGCAATCGATCTGCTAGGCAAAGGTGGGCAGCGCCTGGTGTACGGCTGGTCCGGCAGCGACGAGGAACCGCTGAAATTCTCCGAGACCGAACTGGCCGCCCGCGGCATCACCTCCGAAATCGTGCTCGGCCCCGCGATGCTGCGGCCGGTGGGCGGTGACATCCGGGTGCTGGAGGACCGCGCCATGGCCGAGGCCGCCGCCGGGCGGTTGCGCCCTGCGGTGCAACGGTTCTCGCTCGCCGAGGCCGCCGAGGCGCACCGCGCGCTGGAAACCCGCGCGACGGTCGGCAAGGTGGTGCTGGTGCCGTGA